The Bubalus bubalis isolate 160015118507 breed Murrah chromosome 18, NDDB_SH_1, whole genome shotgun sequence genome contains a region encoding:
- the SLC9A5 gene encoding sodium/hydrogen exchanger 5 isoform X1, with product MLRAALPLLGLPLAGAGATEEPTQESGSLGEPPPGLALFRWQWHEVEAPYLVALWILVASLAKIVFHLSRKVTSLVPESCLLILLGLALGGIVLAVAKKAEYQLEPGTFFLFLLPPIVLDSGYFMPSRLFFDNLGAILTYAVVGTLWNAFTTGAALWGLQQAGLVAPRVQAGLLDFLLFGSLISAVDPVAVLAVFEEVHVNETLFIIVFGESLLNDAVTVVLYKVCNSFVEMGSANVRATDYLKGVASLFVVSLGGAAVGLVFAFLLALTTRFTKRVRIIEPLLVFLLAYAAYLTAEMASLSAILAVTMCGLGCKKYVEANISHKSRTAVKYTMKTLASCAETVIFMLLGISAVDSSKWAWDSGLVLGTLFFILFFRALGVVLQTWVLNQFRLVPLDKIDQVVMSYGGLRGAVAFALVILLDRTKVPAKDYFVATTIVVVFFTVIVQGLTIKPLVKWLKVKRSEHHKPTLNQELHEHTFDHILAAVEDVVGHHGYHYWRDRWEQFDKKYLSQLLMRRSAYRIRDQIWDVYYRLNIRDAISFVDQGGHVLSSTGLTLPSMPSRNSVAETSVTNLLRESGSGACLDLQVIDTVRSGRDREDAVMHHLLCGGLYKPRRRYKASCSRHFISEDAQERQDKEVFQQNMKRRLESFKSTKHNICFTKSKPRLRKASRKKKDGVANTEATNGKPPRDLGFHDTAAVILTVESEEEEDSDSSETEKEDDEGIIFVARATSEVLQESKVSGSLEVCPSPRIIPPSPTCAEKELPWKSAQGDLAVYVSSETTKIVPVDMQTGWNQSISSLESLASPPCTQAPTMTRLPPCPRAPEEPQAPLKLPLSSDPRSCFAFPPSLAKAGRSRSESSADIPRQQELQPLMGHEDHTHLSPGTANSHWCIHFNKGGRL from the exons ATGCTGCGCGCCGCACTGCCGCTGCTCGGGTTGCCCCTGGCGGGAGCAGGAGCAACCGAAGAGCCCACCCAGGAGTCGGGGTCGCTGGGTGAGCCTCCCCCAGGGTTGGCGCTCTTCCGCTGGCAGTGGCACGAGGTGGAGGCGCCCTACTTGGTAGCCCTCTGGATCCTGGTGGCCAGCCTGGCTAAAATCG TGTTTCACTTGTCTCGGAAGGTGACGTCTCTGGTCCCCGAGAGCTGTCTGCTGATTTTGCTGGGACTGGCACTGGGGGGCATTGTCTTGGCTGTGGCCAAGAAAGCAGAGTACCAGCTGGAGCCAGgcaccttcttcctcttcttgttgCCTCCTATTGTGCTGGACTCGGGCTATTTCATGCCCAGCCGGCTGTTCTTTGACAATTTGGGTGCCATCCTCACCTATGCCGTGGTGGGCACACTCTGGAATGCCTTCACAACGGGTGCTGCCCTCTGGGGCCTGCAGCAGGCTGGACTTGTGG CCCCTAGAGTGCAGGCTGGCTTGCTGGACTTCCTGCTGTTTGGGAGCCTCATCTCAGCAGTGGATCCCGTGGCCGTGCTGGCTGTCTTTGAGGAGGTGCACGTCAACGAGACCCTCTTTATCATCGTCTTTGGCGAGTCCCTGCTCAACGATGCAGTCACCGTG GTGCTGTACAAGGTCTGCAACTCTTTTGTGGAGATGGGCTCTGCCAACGTGCGGGCCACTGACTACCTGAAGGGAGTCG cctccttgTTTGTGGTCAGTCTGGGCGGGGCAGCCGTGGGCTTAGTCTTTGCCTTCCTCCTGGCCCTGACCACACGCTTCACCAAGCGGGTCCGCATCATCGAGCCGCTGCTGGTCTTCCTCCTCGCCTACGCAGCCTACCTTACCGCTGAAATGGCCTCGCTCTCTGCCATTCTTGC GGTGACTATGTGTGGCCTGGGCTGTAAGAAGTATGTGGAGGCCAACATCTCCCATAAGTCCCGCACAGCTGTCAAGTACACCATGAAGACTCTAGCCAGCTGCGCGGAGACCGTCATCTTCATGCTGCTCGGCATCTCGGCCGTGGACTCTTCCAAGTGGGCCTGGGACTCTGGGCTGGTGCTGGGCACCCTCTTCTTCATCCTGTTCTTCCGAGCCCTCG GCGTAGTCCTGCAGACGTGGGTGCTGAATCAGTTCCGGCTGGTCCCTCTGGACAAGATTGACCAGGTGGTGATGTCCTATGGGGGCCTGCGGGGGGCTGTGGCCTTCGCTCTCGTCATCCTCCTGGACAGGACCAAGGTCCCTGCCAAGGACTACTTTGTAGCCACCACAATTGTGGTGGTCTTCTTCACAGTCATCGTGCAG GGCCTGACCATCAAGCCACTGGTCAAGTGGCTGAAGGTGAAGAGGAGTGAGCATCACAAACCCACCCTGAACCAGGAGCTGCATGAGCAC ACTTTTGACCACATTCTGGCTGCAGTGGAGGACGTTGTGGGGCACCATGGCTATCACTACTGGAGGGACAG GTGGGAGCAGTTTGATAAGAAGTACCTGAGTCAGCTGTTGATGCGGCGCTCAGCCTACCGCATCCGGGACCAGATCTGGGATGTGTATTACAGACTCAACATCCGGGACGCCATCAGCTTCGTGGATCAG GGAGGCCACGTCTTGTCCTCCACTGGGCTCACTCTGCCCTCCATGCCCAGCCGCAATTCTGTGGCAGAGACCTCTGTCACCAACCTGCT GAGGGAGAGTGGCAGTGGAGCGTGTCTGGATCTGCAGGTGATTGACACAGTGCGTAGTGGCCGGGACCGGGAGGACGCAGTGATGCACCATCTGCTCTGCGGAGGCCTCTACAAGCCGCGCCGCAGG TACAAAGCCAGCTGCAGCCGCCACTTCATCTCTGAGGACGCGCAGGAGCGCCAGGACAAGGAGGTCTTCCAGCAGAACATGAAGCGGCGGCTGGAGTCCTTTAAGTCCACCAAGCACAACATCTGCTTCACCAAGAGCAAGCCACGACTCCGCAAGGCCAGCCGCAAGAAG aaggaTGGCGTGGCTAACACTGAGGCTACAAACGGGAAACCTCCTCGAGACCTGGGCTTCCATGACACAG CTGCTGTGATCTTAACCGTGGagtctgaggaggaggaggacagcgACAGTtcggagacagagaaggaggatGACGAGGGGATCATCTTTGTGGCTCGGGCCACCAGTGAGGTTCTCCAAGAGAGCAAGGTCTCAG GGAGCCTTGAGGTGTGCCCCAGCCCACGCATCATCCCCCCATCCCCAACCTGTGCGGAGAAGGAGCTGCCTTGGAAGAGTGCGCAGGGGGACCTGGCCGTCTACGTGTCCTCAGAAACCACCAAGATTGTGCCCGTGGACATGCAGACAGGCTGGAACCAGAGCATCTCGTCCCTGGAGAGCTTGGCATCCCCGCCATGTACTCAGGCCCCAACAATGAcccgcctgcctccctgcccacggGCCCCAGAAGAGCCCCAGGCCCCTCTCAAGCTGCCCCTCTCCTCTGATCCTCGCTCTTGCTTTGCCTTCCCCCCGAGCCTGGCCAAGGCGGGCCGTTCTCGCAGTGAGAGCAGCGCTGACATCCCCCGGCAGCAGGAGCTGCAGCCCCTCATGGGACACGAGGACCACACCCATCTCAGCCCGGGCACCGCCAACTCCCACTGGTGCATCCACTTCAACAAAGGTGGCCGGCTGTAG
- the SLC9A5 gene encoding sodium/hydrogen exchanger 5 isoform X2 has translation MASLSAILAVTMCGLGCKKYVEANISHKSRTAVKYTMKTLASCAETVIFMLLGISAVDSSKWAWDSGLVLGTLFFILFFRALGVVLQTWVLNQFRLVPLDKIDQVVMSYGGLRGAVAFALVILLDRTKVPAKDYFVATTIVVVFFTVIVQGLTIKPLVKWLKVKRSEHHKPTLNQELHEHTFDHILAAVEDVVGHHGYHYWRDRWEQFDKKYLSQLLMRRSAYRIRDQIWDVYYRLNIRDAISFVDQGGHVLSSTGLTLPSMPSRNSVAETSVTNLLRESGSGACLDLQVIDTVRSGRDREDAVMHHLLCGGLYKPRRRYKASCSRHFISEDAQERQDKEVFQQNMKRRLESFKSTKHNICFTKSKPRLRKASRKKKDGVANTEATNGKPPRDLGFHDTAAVILTVESEEEEDSDSSETEKEDDEGIIFVARATSEVLQESKVSGSLEVCPSPRIIPPSPTCAEKELPWKSAQGDLAVYVSSETTKIVPVDMQTGWNQSISSLESLASPPCTQAPTMTRLPPCPRAPEEPQAPLKLPLSSDPRSCFAFPPSLAKAGRSRSESSADIPRQQELQPLMGHEDHTHLSPGTANSHWCIHFNKGGRL, from the exons ATGGCCTCGCTCTCTGCCATTCTTGC GGTGACTATGTGTGGCCTGGGCTGTAAGAAGTATGTGGAGGCCAACATCTCCCATAAGTCCCGCACAGCTGTCAAGTACACCATGAAGACTCTAGCCAGCTGCGCGGAGACCGTCATCTTCATGCTGCTCGGCATCTCGGCCGTGGACTCTTCCAAGTGGGCCTGGGACTCTGGGCTGGTGCTGGGCACCCTCTTCTTCATCCTGTTCTTCCGAGCCCTCG GCGTAGTCCTGCAGACGTGGGTGCTGAATCAGTTCCGGCTGGTCCCTCTGGACAAGATTGACCAGGTGGTGATGTCCTATGGGGGCCTGCGGGGGGCTGTGGCCTTCGCTCTCGTCATCCTCCTGGACAGGACCAAGGTCCCTGCCAAGGACTACTTTGTAGCCACCACAATTGTGGTGGTCTTCTTCACAGTCATCGTGCAG GGCCTGACCATCAAGCCACTGGTCAAGTGGCTGAAGGTGAAGAGGAGTGAGCATCACAAACCCACCCTGAACCAGGAGCTGCATGAGCAC ACTTTTGACCACATTCTGGCTGCAGTGGAGGACGTTGTGGGGCACCATGGCTATCACTACTGGAGGGACAG GTGGGAGCAGTTTGATAAGAAGTACCTGAGTCAGCTGTTGATGCGGCGCTCAGCCTACCGCATCCGGGACCAGATCTGGGATGTGTATTACAGACTCAACATCCGGGACGCCATCAGCTTCGTGGATCAG GGAGGCCACGTCTTGTCCTCCACTGGGCTCACTCTGCCCTCCATGCCCAGCCGCAATTCTGTGGCAGAGACCTCTGTCACCAACCTGCT GAGGGAGAGTGGCAGTGGAGCGTGTCTGGATCTGCAGGTGATTGACACAGTGCGTAGTGGCCGGGACCGGGAGGACGCAGTGATGCACCATCTGCTCTGCGGAGGCCTCTACAAGCCGCGCCGCAGG TACAAAGCCAGCTGCAGCCGCCACTTCATCTCTGAGGACGCGCAGGAGCGCCAGGACAAGGAGGTCTTCCAGCAGAACATGAAGCGGCGGCTGGAGTCCTTTAAGTCCACCAAGCACAACATCTGCTTCACCAAGAGCAAGCCACGACTCCGCAAGGCCAGCCGCAAGAAG aaggaTGGCGTGGCTAACACTGAGGCTACAAACGGGAAACCTCCTCGAGACCTGGGCTTCCATGACACAG CTGCTGTGATCTTAACCGTGGagtctgaggaggaggaggacagcgACAGTtcggagacagagaaggaggatGACGAGGGGATCATCTTTGTGGCTCGGGCCACCAGTGAGGTTCTCCAAGAGAGCAAGGTCTCAG GGAGCCTTGAGGTGTGCCCCAGCCCACGCATCATCCCCCCATCCCCAACCTGTGCGGAGAAGGAGCTGCCTTGGAAGAGTGCGCAGGGGGACCTGGCCGTCTACGTGTCCTCAGAAACCACCAAGATTGTGCCCGTGGACATGCAGACAGGCTGGAACCAGAGCATCTCGTCCCTGGAGAGCTTGGCATCCCCGCCATGTACTCAGGCCCCAACAATGAcccgcctgcctccctgcccacggGCCCCAGAAGAGCCCCAGGCCCCTCTCAAGCTGCCCCTCTCCTCTGATCCTCGCTCTTGCTTTGCCTTCCCCCCGAGCCTGGCCAAGGCGGGCCGTTCTCGCAGTGAGAGCAGCGCTGACATCCCCCGGCAGCAGGAGCTGCAGCCCCTCATGGGACACGAGGACCACACCCATCTCAGCCCGGGCACCGCCAACTCCCACTGGTGCATCCACTTCAACAAAGGTGGCCGGCTGTAG